From Larus michahellis chromosome 8, bLarMic1.1, whole genome shotgun sequence, one genomic window encodes:
- the RC3H1 gene encoding roquin-1 isoform X16: MQLIFILVAQEAALGSCGSEYVGAGRDLPQLNISLKKSSPAGKSRAGCQRFPVVVSRVVVAAVRELPPTGTMRLFVVCLFSVWGLAAPQPYLVEDICTAKPRDIPVNPICIYRNPEKKPQEGEGQESGKGKLPESTNPRVWELSKANSHFAVVFYKYLADSKEDGENVFMSPLSISTAFAMTKLGACGSTLQQLMEVFRFDTISEKTSDQIHFFFAKLNCRLYKKANKSSELVSANRLFGEKSLVFNETYQNISEIVYGAKLWPLNFKEKPELSRKIINEWVANKTEKRITEVIPEGGIDDLTVLVLVNTIYFKGHWKSQFPAPNTKLDLFHKANGETCKVPIMYQESKFHHVSISQDKVQVLELPYKGDDITMVLVLPNAGTPLVEVERDLTSEKLQGWIDSMKEVSLFVYLPRFRIEDSFSVKEKLRKMGLEDLFSPENARLPGIIAEGRTDLYVSEAFHKAFLEVNEEGSEASAATAVTVSGRSFPMNRIIFNANRPFLLFIREAALNTIIFMGRIADPCS, translated from the exons ATGCAGCTGATCTTTATTCTAGTCGCTCAGGAGGCCGCGCTTGGTAGCTGTGGCAGTGAGTACGTGGGGGCAGGCAGAGACCTACCCCAGTTAAACATCTCTTTGAAGAAGTCTTCTCCAGCAGGCAAGTCCCGGGCAGGCTGCCAGCGCTTTCCAGTAGTTGTTTCCCGAGTTGTTGTGGCTGCGGTCCGTGAGCTTCCTCCCACGGG GACAATGCGTCTTTTTGTGGTGTGTCTCTTCAGCGTCTGGGGTCTGGCTGCCCCTCAGCCCTACCTTGTGGAAGACATTTGCACCGCGAAGCCACGAGACATCCCGGTGAATCCCATCTGCATCTATCGcaaccctgagaagaagccccaggaGGGTGAGGGACAAGAGTCAGGGAAGGGCAAGCTCCCGGAGTCCACCAACCCTCGGGTCTGGGAGCTGTCGAAGGCCAACTCGCACTTTGCTGTTGTCTTCTACAAGTACCTGGCTGACTCCAAGGAGGATGGGGAAAACGTCTTCATGTCGCCCCTCAGCATTTCTACAGCCTTCGCCATGACCAAGCTCGGAGCTTGTGGTAGCACCCTCCAGCAGCTCATGGAG GTCTTTCGATTTGACACCATTTCAGAGAAGACGTCCGATCAGATCCACTTCTTCTTTGCCAAGCTGAACTGCCGGCTCTACAAGAAAGCCAACAAGTCCTCAGAGCTGGTATCAGCCAACCGCCTCTTTGGGGAGAAATCTTTGGTCTTCAATGAGACTTACCAGAACATCAGTGAAATAGTTTATGGAGCGAAACTCTGGCCCTTGAACTTCAAA GAGAAGCCAGAACTTTCCAGGAAGATCATTAATGAGTGGGTGGCTAATAAGACAGAGAAGCGCATTACAGAAGTGATCCCAGAAGGAGGTATTGATGATCTCACTGTCTTGGTCCTGGTCAACACCATTTATTTTAAG GGGCACTGGAAATCGCAGTTCCCAGCTCCAAACACAAAACTGGATTTATTCCATAAAGCCAATGGTGAGACCTGCAAAGTCCCAATTATGTACCAAGAGTCCAAATTCCACCACGTGTCCATCTCCCAGGACAAAGTTCAGGTGCTGGAGCTGCCTTACAAAGGGGACGATATCACAATGGTGCTGGTCCTGCCCAATGCTGGGACGCCGCTGGTGGAGGTGGAACGAGACCTGACATCGGAGAAGCTGCAGGGCTGGATAGACTCCATGAAGGAGGTGTCTCTCTTCGTCTACCTCCCTCGCTTCCGCATCGAGGACAGCTTCAGTGTCaaggaaaaactgagaaaaatgggGCTGGAAGATCTCTTCAGTCCAGAAAATGCCAGGCTCCCAG GTATCATTGCAGAGGGCCGTACTGACCTGTACGTATCTGAGGCTTTCCACAAAGCCTTCCTCGAG GTGAATGAAGAAGGCAGCGAGGCGTCAGCTGCGACAGCAGTCACTGTCTCCGGCCGTTCCTTCCCCATGAACAGAATCATCTTCAATGCCAACAGGCCCTTCCTGCTTTTCATCCGGGAAGCCGCCCTCAACACCATTATCTTCATGGGCAGAATAGCCGACCCGTGCTCCTAA